Genomic segment of bacterium:
CACGCCGGTCGCGGCGCGCAGGACCACCGGCGCCGACGGGCGGCGCGGCGCGAGGCGGCCGCACGCCGCGGCCCCGCGGCCGTCCTCCATCGCGCCCCAGCGGGCCGCCAGCTCCTCGCCGCGCCCCTCCGGCACGACGGCGACGACGCGCCCTTCGCAGGCCAGCCGCCACGCTTCGAGCCCCAGCACGTCGGCCAGGCCGCGCGTCTCGGGACGCACCGGAATCCGCGCGTCGTCCAGCTCGACCGTCAGCCCGCACGACCCGGCGAGCTCGTGGGCGATCGCGAGCAGACCGCCGCGCGTCGGGTCGCGCATGAAGCGGACGCCGAAGCCGTCGCAGGCCGCGGCGGCGAGGGCGGAGACCGGCGCGCAGTCGGACTTCACGCCGCCCATCCCGCCGAGCTCCTCGCGCGCGGCGAAGATCGCGGCGCCGTGATCGCCGATCGGCCCGGAGACGACGAGCTCGTCCCCCGCGCGGCAACTCGTCGCGCCGGTCGGCGGCGCGTCGAGCAGCTCGCCGATTCCCGACGTCGAGAGGAACATCCCGCCCCCGGCGCGTCCGCGCTCGACGACCTTCGTGTCGCCGCAGACGACGAACACCTCGGCGCGCCGCGCCGCGGCGGCGACCGAGTCGAGCACCGCGCCGAGCGTCGCCAGCGGCACACCTTCCTCGAGGACCATCGTCAGCGAAAGGAAGCGCGGCCGCGCGCCGGAGACGGCGAGGTCGTTCACCGTGCCGTTGACGGCGAGCGAGCCGATGTCGCCGCCGGGGAAGAAGATCGGATCGACGGCGAAGGCGTCGGCGGTGAAGGCGAGGCGCGCGCCGTCGAGGGCGAGCCGCGCCGCGTCGTCGAGCGGGTCGAGCCAGGCGTTCGACAGGCGCGGACGCACGATCTCCTCGATCAACTCCCGTTGCCGCCGTCCGCCGCCGCCGTGCGCCAGCGTGACCACCGCGTCCGCGTCGTTCGTCGCTCCGCCCATGCCGTCCGTCCCTCGCCCGCGGTCAGCCCCGCGGCTCGTCGTCCAGTCCGCGCCACGTCCACGCCGCGCGGCAAGTCCCTTCGTCCCCGACCATGCACGGCCCGACCGCCCGCTCCGGCGTGCAGGCCGTCCCGAACAGCGGGCAGTCGGCCGGCGCGATCCGGCCGAGCAGCACCTCGCCGCAGCGGCAGCCGGCGGGCAGCGCCGGACCGCGCGGCGGCGCCGGCGGGGCGGGGAAGGCGCGGAGCGCGTCGTGCGGCGCGGCGGCCGGCGCGAGCGCCAGCCCCGAGAGCGGCAGCGTCCCGATCCCGCGCCAGTCGGCGTCCTCGGCGACGAAAGCCGCGTCCATCAGGGCGCGCGCCCGCTCGTTCCCCTCGGTCCGCACCGCGCGGCCGTAGACGTTCCCCAACTCGGGCGCGCGGCCGCGGCGGCGCAGCAGCCAAAGGACGGCGGCGAGGACGTCGTGCGGCTCGAACCCCGCGGCGACGGCCGAGAAGCCGAGCCGCTCGGGAAGGAAGCGGTACTCCTCGAGGCCGCGCACGGTGAGGACGTGGCCC
This window contains:
- the hypE gene encoding hydrogenase expression/formation protein HypE produces the protein MGGATNDADAVVTLAHGGGGRRQRELIEEIVRPRLSNAWLDPLDDAARLALDGARLAFTADAFAVDPIFFPGGDIGSLAVNGTVNDLAVSGARPRFLSLTMVLEEGVPLATLGAVLDSVAAAARRAEVFVVCGDTKVVERGRAGGGMFLSTSGIGELLDAPPTGATSCRAGDELVVSGPIGDHGAAIFAAREELGGMGGVKSDCAPVSALAAAACDGFGVRFMRDPTRGGLLAIAHELAGSCGLTVELDDARIPVRPETRGLADVLGLEAWRLACEGRVVAVVPEGRGEELAARWGAMEDGRGAAACGRLAPRRPSAPVVLRAATGVLRPLDFPADDPLPRIC